A stretch of Rattus rattus isolate New Zealand unplaced genomic scaffold, Rrattus_CSIRO_v1 PGA_scaffold_81, whole genome shotgun sequence DNA encodes these proteins:
- the LOC116889760 gene encoding kynurenine--oxoglutarate transaminase 1, mitochondrial yields MFRSAAALSVHLMWPLWGRKAGASLTRCLHQSLTMAKRLQARRLDGIDQNLWVEFVKLTKEYDVVNLGPGFPDFSPPDFAIQAFQQATSGNFMLNQYTREFGYPPLTKVLASFFGKLLGQEMDPLTNVLVTVGAYGALFTAFQALVDEGDEVIIMEPAYGCYKPMTMMAGGCPVFVTLKPSPAPKGKLGASNDWELDPAELASKFTPRTKVLVLNTPNNPLGKVFSRMELELVANLCQQHDVVCISDEVYQWLVYDGQQHVSIASLPGMWDRTLTIGSAGKSFSATGWKVGWAMGPDNIMKHLRTVHQNSIFHCPTQAQAAVAQCFEREQQHFGQPSSYFLQLPQAMQLTRDHMIRSLQSVGLKPWISQGSYFLIADISDFKSKMPDLPGAEDEPYDRRFVKWMMKNMGLVGIPVSTFFSRPHQKDFDHYIRFCFVKDEATLQAMDERLRKWKELQP; encoded by the exons ATGTTCAGGAGTGCAGCAGCCCTCTCGGTGCACCTGATGTGGCCACtctggggaaggaaggctggagcCTCACTCACCCGGTGCTTGCACCAGTCT CTCACCATGGCCAAACGGCTGCAGGCTCGGAGGCTGGACGGGATAGATCAAAACCTCTG GGTGGAGTTTGTCAAACTGACCAAGGAGTATGACGTCGTGAACTTGGGTCCGGGCTTCCCTGACTTCTCACCTCCGGATTTTGCCATACAAGCTTTTCAGCAGGCTACCAGTGGGAACTTCATGCTCAACCAGTACACCAGGGAATTT GGTTACCCACCACTGACAAAAGTCCTGGCAAGTTTCTTTGGCAAGCTGCTGGGACAGGAGATGGACCCACTCACGAATGTGCTGGTGACAGTGGGTGCCTATGGGGCCTTGTTCACAGCATTTCAGGCCCTGGTGGATGAAGGAGATGAG GTCATCATCATGGAACCTGCTTATGGCTGTTATAAACCCATGACAATGATGGCTGGAGGTTGCCCTGTGTTTGTGACTCTGAAGCCG AGCCCTGCTCCTAAGGGGAAACTGGGAGCCAGCAATGATTGGGAACTGGATCCTGCAGAACTGGCCAGCAAGTTCACACCTCGCACCAAGGTCCTGGTCCTCAACACACCCAACAACCCTTTAGGAAAG GTATTCTCTAGGATGGAGCTGGAGCTGGTGGCTAATCTGTGCCAGCAGCACGATGTCGTGTGCATCTCTGATGAGGTCTACCAGTGGCTGGTCTATGACGGGCAGCAGCACGTCAGCATCG CCAGCCTCCCTGGCATGTGGGATCGGACCCTGACCATCGGCAGTGCAGGCAAAAGCTTCAGTGCCACTGGCTGGAAG GTGGGCTGGGCCATGGGTCCAGATAACATCATGAAGCACCTGCGGACAGTGCACCAGAATTCTATCTTCCACTGCCCCACCCAGGCCCAG GCTGCAGTAGCCCAGTGCTTTGAGCGGGAGCAGCAACACTTTGGACAACCCAGCAGCTACTTTTTGCAGCTGCCACAGGCCATGCAGCTGACCCGAGACCACATGATCCGTAGCCTGCAGTCAGTGGGCCTCAAGCCCTGGATCTCCCAGGGGAGCTACTTCCTCATTGCAGACATCTCAGACTTCA AGAGCAAGATGCCCGACCTGCCTGGAGCTGAGGATGAGCCTTATGACAGACGCTTCGTCAAGTGGATGATGAAAAACATG GGCTTGGTGGGCATCCCTGTCTCCACATTCTTCAGTCGGCCCCATCAGAAGGACTTTGACCACTACATCCGATTCTGTTTTGTGAAG GACGAGGCCACACTCCAGGCCATGGATGAGAGACTGCGCAAGTGGAAAGAGCTCCAACCCTGA